TTATAAATAATTATTAATAGATTAAAAGTTGAATACTTGTTTTTGGTTTATTTAACTATTATTGAGAGAATATTGAAGGTTGTATGCTTATACGAATTCTTTGTTAATATTTTTAGTATTATTTATGCTATTCTAAAATCTTGCAATATCCAATTATTCTGAATATAAAACTGCATAATTATTTATATCATATGGATTGATTTAAGATACTTTCTGATAAACTTAAAATAAACTATTGTTAAAAAGTTATTTATATTGCATATCCATAAGATGGTTTAAAATTGAGGATCCTTCATTTATCTAACGAGGGTCTGCCTGATTGGAGGATTGAAAAGTATGCTATAACGGCTTTGAACCTTGGACATGAATTAATCTTTGCAGGACTAAAACCAGTTAATTATGTTCGAGATACGTTTTCAAAGTTATACGAGGTTAATTGGACCGCAAAAGCAAGATATGGTATTCCTTATTACTGGCATGCTGTTAAAAAACAAATAAATAATATACTCCAAGAAACACGTCCGGATTTAGTTCATGCTCATAATATTTTTTCTGCTAGAATGATGCTTGAATTTGATTTGCCTTTTGTATATGATGATCATGAATATTGGTCAAAACAATCTCAATTTTTGTTAGAGATGGAAAAATTAAATAAAAATAAAAAAACTCTTAGAAATCTTCAGGTTGATCTACTGAGACAAACAAAAACAAGAATAATAAATTATCATGTCATTCGCCTTTGGTCTAAGTGGGAAAGAGAAGTAGTATCTTCAGTTCCGACGATAACCATATCTGATGAAATAGCAAAGGGCTTGAAATTAATTGGCAATAATGAAAAAGTTTTTGTAGTTCCAAATTTTCCAATGAGAAATGAAATATATGGTTTTGAAAAACCCAAATTTCATGATAAACTATCTAGCGTATATGCAGGATCGGATGGTCATAATAAGAAAAAGTATCCTAACCGAAATATCGAAGGATTGTTTGACATTTTCGATCAGCACAGTATAGGAAAACTTATGATAATTGGATGGACTGGAAAATCAAATGAGAAAATTCGTTATGCCGGTTTCCTAAATAGACAAGACATGTTTAATGAAATGTCTAATCATTCTTTAGGTCTGGTACCCTGGAGAAACCATTGGTCACATGGTTATACTAGTCCAAACAAGGCATATGAATATGCCCATGCCGGATTACTTGTAATGTGTACAGATTCTTTTAGCA
The DNA window shown above is from Candidatus Nitrosocosmicus arcticus and carries:
- a CDS encoding glycosyltransferase family 4 protein, yielding MRILHLSNEGLPDWRIEKYAITALNLGHELIFAGLKPVNYVRDTFSKLYEVNWTAKARYGIPYYWHAVKKQINNILQETRPDLVHAHNIFSARMMLEFDLPFVYDDHEYWSKQSQFLLEMEKLNKNKKTLRNLQVDLLRQTKTRIINYHVIRLWSKWEREVVSSVPTITISDEIAKGLKLIGNNEKVFVVPNFPMRNEIYGFEKPKFHDKLSSVYAGSDGHNKKKYPNRNIEGLFDIFDQHSIGKLMIIGWTGKSNEKIRYAGFLNRQDMFNEMSNHSLGLVPWRNHWSHGYTSPNKAYEYAHAGLLVMCTDSFSTIRATLKENCVAFENYDDMVSKLLYFKDNLSELYHKRLKIFEFARQNLLWENFEKRITEIYKMC